In a single window of the Solea senegalensis isolate Sse05_10M linkage group LG1, IFAPA_SoseM_1, whole genome shotgun sequence genome:
- the nfx1 gene encoding transcriptional repressor NF-X1: protein MAEGSSDPPDLNPDGTPHGKSHHQKSRRGRSRYNNDRNLMSDSYDPTQQSGHFHHGFNSQSSHNNYADNQNPPQLREDGARKRGRGRGRKEGNRGGNGSSSSWFQRPDFQSGTNRAVSGDHSSALLTGGPDASNWRRQDVNRNSEHNSEEQAAWTKRPWKFSQEQRREHNKKGNTSVAFQRADDTRGENHSTEPRERSQRSMEGPDFHDHLRKQPGPKRRQGPIKPPKPPSPEEEAGTEGGACSQDNSDHGRAFQNPISKAGGGSGRPAPAQAKAGRRTHHQNHKPAVRNLNKMPESKETQTGCLIEQLSQEKYECMVCCDIIRLMAPVWNCQSCFHVFHLNCIKKWARSPASQADDSAEGWRCPACQNVTLKNPTSYTCFCGKVTNPEWQRSEIPHSCGDMCGKKRSGVYCNHPCNILCHPGPCPPCPAFITKSCICGKTSQPMRCGQATVLQCDKVCGALLNCAEHSCTQVCHTGACQPCQLQVQQVCYCGVTTRKALCGTDKEGFDGVGHFSCEKICGKMLDCEAHQCQQVCHRGSCQPCTLSPTLVKTCPCGQTPLVKLLELGYKERQSCSDPIPSCGKICNKPLACGSSDTIHLCENLCHEGSCGPCSLTSTIRCRCGSKTKEVPCVTIEKEEELVFSCEKRCSKKRSCGRHKCGELCCVTLEHKCPLICGYKLNCGLHRCQEPCHRGNCEPCWQSSFDELTCHCGLTVLYPPIPCGTKPPECKSLCTRRHECDHPVFHNCHSEDKCPPCTYLTQKWCMGKHEQRSNIPCHLQDISCGLTCNKTLLCEMHRCRRICHRSDCLADGVCQQPCTQPRPDCGHPCSAPCHKGSSCPRTTCSAKVALQCDCGRRKDTVMCTEAATSYQRYAAIAMASKLTDMQLGESMDIGPLLTKRELKQARLECDQECATLERNRRLAEALQIDGSTDPFNVRSTSVYSDSLKDDARKDLKFVTDVEEEIKNLVELVNKGKHPKRSHFFPPMNREHRKIIHELAEVYAVESVSYDSEPKRNVVITAQKGKSNCPNSSLKSLIEREMAVRAPPPIAHNKQHSSKVVSGTAWSKMVKEEPVIDYFDVKD, encoded by the exons ATGGCTGAAGGCTCCTCAG accCACCTGACCTCAATCCTGATGGGACACCACATGGAAAATCTCATCACCAGAAATCCAGAAGAGGTCGATCGAGATACAACAATGACAGAAACTTGATGAGTGACAGTTATGATCCCACTCAACAATCGGGACACTTTCATCATGGCTTTAACTCCCAATCTAGTCACAATAATTATGCAGATAATCAGAATCCACCTCAGCTAAGAGAGGATGGAGCCAGAAAGAGAGGACGAGGTAGAGGGAGGAAAGAAGGGAATAGAGGTGGAAATGGGAGTTCTAGCTCTTGGTTCCAAAGACCTGACTTTCAGAGTGGCACTAACAGAGCTGTCAGTGGCGATCACTCTAGTGCTCTTCTCACAGGTGGACCTGATGCGTCAAACTGGCGAAGACAAGATGTGAATAGAAATTCTGAACACAACAGTGAAGAGCAGGCCGCCTGGACGAAGAGACCATGGAAGTTTAGccaagagcagaggagagaacatAATAAGAAAGGCAACACTTCAGTAGCCTTTCAGAGGGCAGATGACACCAGAGGAGAAAACCACTCCACAGAACCGAGAGAGAGATCTCAGAGGAGCATGGAAGGTCCAGATTTTCATGATCATTTAAGGAAGCAACCGGGACCAAAGCGACGCCAAGGTCCAATCAAACCGCCCAAACCACCATctccagaggaggaggcgggcACAGAGGGGGGAGCCTGTAGCCAAGATAATTCAGACCATGGTCGAGCATTTCAGAATCCAATCAGTAAAGCTGGGGGAGGCTCAGGAAGACCTGCACCTGCCCAGGCAAAAGCAGGGAGACGAACACACCATCAAAACCACAAACCTGCTGTGAGGAACTTGAACAAGATGCCAGAGAGCAAGGAGACACAGACGG GGTGTCTGATTGAACAGCTTTCTCAAGAGAAGTACGAGTGCATGGTGTGCTGCGATATAATCCGACTCATGGCCCCTGTGTGGAACTGCCAGAGCTGCTTTCACGTCTTCCACCTGAACTGCATCAAGAAATGGGCTCGATCTCCAGCCTCTCAGGCAGATG ATTCAGCTGAAGGGTGGCGCTGTCCAGCCTGCCAGAACGTCACCCTCAAAAACCCCACTTCCTACACCTGTTTCTGTG GTAAAGTGACCAACCCTGAGTGGCAGCGCAGTGAGATTCCCCACAGCTGTGGTGACATgtgtggaaagaaaagaagtggAGTGTACTGCAACCACCCGTGTAATAT TTTATGCCATCCTGGACCTTGTCCGCCATGTCCTGCCTTTATAACAAAATCCTGCATCTGTGGAAAGACCAG TCAACCAATGCGCTGTGGTCAAGCTACTGTGCTCCAGTGTGACAAAGTTTGTGGTGCTTTACTCAACTGTGCTGAACATTCGTGCACACAGGTGTGTCACACGGGGGCATGTCAGCCCTGCCAGCTACAGGTGCAGCAAG TTTGCTACTGTGGAGTCACAACTCGTAAAGCCCTGTGTGGAACTGATAAAGAAGGATTCGATGGTGTTGGACATTTCTCATGTGAAAAAATATGCGGAAA GATGTTGGACTGTGAAGCCCACCAGTGTCAGCAGGTTTGCCACCGCGGTTCATGCCAGCCGTGCACACTTTCCCCGACCCTGGTGAAGACGTGTCCCTGTGGTCAGACGCCGCTGGTCAAACTACTGGAACTGGGCTACAAAGAACGACAAAGCTGCTCCGATCCCATCCCTTCTTGTGGGAAGATCTGCAACAAACCACTGGCCTGTGGCTCCAGTG ACACCATCCATCTGTGTGAGAATCTGTGCCATGAGGGAAGCTGTGGACCCTGTTCCCTGACCTCTACTATCAGATGCAGATGTGGCTCCAAGACCAAG gagGTGCCATGTGTGACAATAGAGAAAGAAG AGGAGCTCGTCTTCTCCTGCGAGAAGCGCTGCAGCAAGAAACGCTCCTGTGGACGACACAAGTGCGGGGAGCTGTGCTGTGTG ACTCTGGAGCACAAGTGCCCATTGATCTGTGGCTACAAGCTGAACTGTGGCCTCCATCGCTGCCAGGAGCCTTGTCACCGTGGAAACTGTGAACCCTGCTGGCAGTCGA GTTTCGATGAGCTGACGTGTCACTGTGGACTCACTGTGTTGTACCCGCCTATCCCCTGTGGCACCAAACCTCCCGAGTGTAAAAGCCTGTGCACAAGAAGACACGAGTGCGACCACCCTG TGTTTCACAACTGCCACAGTGAAGACAAGTGTCCACCTTGCACATATCTCACTCAGAAGTGGTGCATGGGCAAACATGAG CAACGCAGCAACATCCCATGTCATCTGCAAGACATTTCTTGCGGCCTGACGTGtaacaaaacactgctgtgcGAAATGCACCGCTGCAGACGGATCTGCCACCGGAGCGACTGCCTGGCCGACGGCGTCTGCCAGCAGCCGTGCACGCAGCCTCGTCCAGACTGTGGCCACCCATGCTCCGCTCCCTGTCATAAAGGCAGCAGCTGCCCACGCACCACCTGCAGTGCCAAG GTAGCTCTCCAGTGTGACTGTGGTCGCAGGAAGGATACGGTGATGTGCACAGAAGCAGCCACTTCATATCAGAG GTATGCAGCCATCGCCATGGCCAGTAAACTCACTGATATGCAGCTCGGCGAGTCCATGGACATCGGTCCACTCCTCACAAAGAGGGAGTTGAAACAAGCCAG ACTTGAATGTGACCAAGAGTGCGCTACGTTGGAGAGAAACAGACGCCTGGCTGAGGCGTTGCAGATCGACGGGTCTACTGACCCCTTCAATGTCCGCTCCACCTCCGTGTACAGCGACAGCCTCAAAGACGATGCCAG GAAGGATCTGAAGTTTGTCACGGACGTAGAAGAGGAGATCAAGAATCTTGTTGAGCTGGTTAATAAG GGAAAACATCCAAAGAGGAGCCACTTTTTCCCACCCATGAACAGAGAGCACCGCAAGATCATCCACGAGCTCGCAGAGGTCTATGCCGTGGAGAGCGTGAGCTACGACAGCGAGCCCAAACGCAATGTGGTCATCACTGCTCAAAa GGGGAAGTCAAATTGTCCGAACTCGTCGCTGAAATCACTAATTGAAAGAGAGATGGCTGTGAGAGCCCCGCCTCCCATCGCTCATAACAAACAGCACAGTAGCAA GGTTGTCAGTGGAACCGCCTGGTCGAAGATGGTTAAAGAAGAGCCTGTTATagattattttgatgtcaaGGACTGA